One Phycisphaera mikurensis NBRC 102666 DNA window includes the following coding sequences:
- a CDS encoding RpiB/LacA/LacB family sugar-phosphate isomerase: protein MKVAVAADHGGFSHKQRVVEIVRAAGHEAVDLGAHELDPADDYPDFAERVGRAIQRGEAERAILLCGSGVGACIAANKLDGVRASVCHDVYSAHQGVEHDDMNVLCLGARIIGPALLDDLVEAFLKAELAAGERFRRRLDKVAALEAAR from the coding sequence ATGAAGGTTGCCGTCGCCGCGGATCATGGAGGCTTCTCCCACAAGCAGCGGGTCGTGGAGATCGTGCGCGCCGCCGGTCACGAAGCGGTCGACCTGGGCGCGCACGAACTCGACCCCGCCGACGATTACCCCGATTTCGCCGAACGCGTGGGCCGGGCGATCCAGCGGGGCGAGGCCGAGCGGGCGATCCTGCTGTGCGGCTCGGGCGTGGGCGCCTGCATCGCGGCCAACAAGCTCGACGGGGTCCGCGCGTCGGTCTGCCACGACGTCTACTCCGCCCACCAGGGCGTGGAGCACGACGACATGAACGTGCTGTGCCTGGGCGCTCGGATCATCGGGCCGGCCCTCCTGGACGACCTCGTCGAGGCGTTCCTGAAGGCGGAGCTCGCCGCGGGCGAGCGCTTCCGACGCCGGCTGGACAAGGTGGCGGCGCTCGAAGCGGCACGATGA
- the lipB gene encoding lipoyl(octanoyl) transferase LipB: protein MPPGSPPPAPASMLRTEDLGVCPYEEALRIQRAAHAEVAAGGPERLLLVEHPAVITLSRRRGVRRNLLVSEDCLATRRIDLQETDRGGDVTAHGPGQQVVYPILRLADHRLNLSRYMRLLEEAAIATAAAFGVAAHREAGATGVWVARPGSRGGEVQPTAKLCALGVRIAKNTTLHGLAFNVRTDLGIFALIDPCGLGGRPVTSLLDLLGDACPGMDEVREALVGALVDALAAADRGGSGPLPPAVRGDRLPA from the coding sequence GTGCCTCCAGGTTCCCCCCCGCCAGCGCCGGCGTCGATGCTCCGGACCGAAGACCTCGGCGTCTGCCCCTACGAGGAGGCCCTGCGGATCCAGCGGGCCGCTCACGCCGAAGTCGCCGCCGGCGGCCCCGAGCGGCTGCTGCTCGTCGAGCACCCCGCCGTGATCACCCTCAGCCGGCGCCGCGGCGTGCGCCGGAACCTGCTGGTCTCGGAGGACTGCCTCGCCACGCGCCGCATCGACCTGCAGGAGACCGACCGCGGCGGCGACGTCACCGCGCACGGCCCCGGCCAGCAGGTCGTCTACCCGATCCTCCGGCTCGCGGACCACCGGCTGAACCTCTCCCGCTACATGCGGCTGCTCGAGGAGGCGGCCATCGCCACCGCCGCCGCCTTCGGCGTCGCCGCCCACCGCGAGGCCGGCGCCACCGGGGTGTGGGTCGCCCGCCCGGGGAGCCGCGGCGGCGAGGTGCAACCGACCGCGAAGCTCTGCGCCCTGGGCGTCCGGATCGCCAAGAACACCACCCTCCACGGCCTCGCCTTCAACGTCCGCACCGACCTGGGCATCTTCGCGTTGATCGACCCCTGCGGCCTCGGCGGGCGGCCGGTGACCTCCTTGCTCGACCTGCTCGGCGACGCCTGCCCGGGGATGGACGAGGTCCGCGAGGCGCTGGTCGGGGCCCTCGTGGACGCCCTCGCCGCCGCGGACCGCGGCGGATCCGGGCCGTTGCCGCCCGCGGTCCGCGGCGATAGGCTGCCCGCGTGA